A single Anatilimnocola floriformis DNA region contains:
- a CDS encoding iron-containing alcohol dehydrogenase, translating into MRNTWNFYSAGQLIFGNGAVQQLGRRCLERGWQRAVVVTDQNLVKAGIVARVEESLQQSNIATSVFAAGEPEPSVALTIRAAEHAADFQPQVMIGLGGGSNIDLAKFVAVLLKHGGKPGEYNPSQFFSFNNVPGPVMPIIGIPTTAGTGSEVSHATVLTDTQNHIKVSTLSNYLRPALALVDPELTYTCPSKVTADSGIDALTHAIEAMTAIDFTQLPIPPEEDVAYSGSHPLGDSLAEKAIELVGKHLVAAVTDGSNKVAREGMALASTLAGLAFSNCAVALVHALEYPLGAVLHCSHGAGNGLLLPYVMRFNLSARPAAFAKIAYLLGEDTRGCSELEAAERSIVAVERLRQKIGIPQRIRELGGTREQLPAFAAKAYAIKRLRDVNPRVPTEADLLAILEAAY; encoded by the coding sequence ATGCGCAATACCTGGAACTTCTACTCCGCCGGTCAACTCATCTTCGGCAATGGCGCTGTGCAGCAACTAGGTCGCCGTTGCCTCGAGCGTGGTTGGCAGCGAGCGGTGGTGGTGACAGATCAGAATCTGGTGAAGGCCGGCATCGTCGCGCGCGTCGAAGAGTCGCTCCAGCAATCAAACATTGCCACCAGTGTCTTTGCCGCAGGAGAACCTGAGCCGAGCGTCGCGCTGACGATTCGGGCGGCGGAACACGCTGCTGATTTTCAACCGCAGGTGATGATCGGCCTCGGTGGCGGCAGCAATATTGATCTGGCCAAGTTCGTTGCTGTGTTGCTGAAGCACGGCGGAAAACCGGGCGAGTACAACCCGTCGCAGTTCTTCAGCTTCAACAACGTGCCGGGCCCGGTGATGCCGATCATCGGCATTCCCACGACAGCGGGGACCGGCAGCGAGGTCTCGCACGCGACCGTACTGACCGATACGCAGAACCACATCAAGGTCAGCACGCTAAGCAATTACCTGCGCCCGGCGCTGGCGCTGGTCGATCCCGAACTCACTTACACCTGCCCATCGAAGGTTACAGCAGACAGCGGCATCGATGCGCTGACGCACGCCATCGAAGCGATGACCGCGATCGACTTCACGCAACTGCCAATCCCGCCCGAAGAAGATGTCGCCTACAGCGGCTCGCATCCACTGGGCGATTCACTTGCTGAGAAAGCCATCGAACTGGTCGGCAAGCATCTCGTCGCCGCCGTCACCGATGGCTCGAACAAAGTCGCTCGCGAGGGAATGGCGCTCGCTTCGACGCTTGCCGGCCTGGCGTTTTCCAACTGCGCGGTGGCTCTCGTGCATGCGCTCGAATATCCGCTCGGCGCCGTGCTGCACTGCTCGCACGGAGCAGGGAACGGCCTGCTGCTGCCGTATGTCATGCGGTTCAACCTCTCCGCCAGACCGGCAGCGTTTGCCAAGATCGCATATCTGCTTGGCGAAGACACTCGCGGCTGCAGCGAACTCGAAGCCGCCGAGCGCTCGATTGTCGCGGTCGAACGGCTCCGCCAAAAAATCGGCATCCCGCAGCGCATCCGCGAACTCGGCGGCACGCGCGAACAGTTGCCAGCGTTCGCCGCGAAAGCGTATGCAATTAAGCGCCTGCGCGATGTGAATCCGCGAGTGCCGACGGAAGCGGATTTGTTGGCGATTTTGGAAGCAGCCTATTGA
- a CDS encoding alpha/beta hydrolase, which produces MHYLKKIPAHCAILLTVSCALIALAGCSAEPTDSVALSSPQSTAPASFVGGEKTELVPTQLVPNHLAQRPASQAVVNPAETDHLPLWPPTTNPSPPAPAAVPPLFPANPPPPPLPTEQPLATEFAPPAFTSPQFEPASPAPPATAPVAAVPSDENPLRASEPQAPPIAVPAPSSIAAPSTGNPLRLNAPGASPAWGPPTTASSGLPTRSPNLAAPTSDNLLPSAPLETHIAPAPAAVPFAPSTTTNEQPSAAPTAEAPQSVAALPKPLPKITNKAASRPPRVPTHPQAHAEWSAKQKLAAAEESPSGGSARASDYDPSAYGPAPQPQSPPRMMELGAKQDPPASAPEVNAPSEGAVAANPPSGPIEIPSVPVFDPPTFEPAPIAAGIPAATPDAVEPAETPAAPPSFEPPTFQPVPEVPAPAVEPTAAEPIAQPPSDAPQKTTALVPATSSNDPFDVVRVFYGTDRLAEHVNRDTLLMRLIRFTPAAVLIGLSVFGVFVLLTSRKISWILGTGTMLVCSVLAVWHGISETIEIAQLAAQEEPSYSADKSVRGKVELGICEVSIPKTHEPGALETPLITRLEFEFNPAEHITLRKTVRLHNDAFYEQLREQVASSPNRELLVFVHGFNVSFDDAARRTAQMANDLKLQGAPVFFSWPADKYFLLTYGKDETSVSWSAPHLREFLLDLVHNTDARAINLVAHSMGNRALTTALREIDLQLRNEARLFNQVVLAAPDIDADDFRDNIAPAIQRTAKQVTLYASAHDRALAASRLIHRNARAGDTSEGLVLVPGVVTIDVSNIDGGPWGHSYYGASDPVLRDLHLLLTSLPPERRTWLNMKELDGQTYWAFKPLTSASAPSLIAPR; this is translated from the coding sequence ATGCACTATCTGAAAAAAATCCCTGCGCACTGCGCGATACTTTTGACGGTGAGCTGCGCGCTCATCGCACTCGCCGGCTGCAGCGCGGAACCAACCGATTCCGTCGCACTCTCCAGCCCGCAATCGACCGCGCCTGCGTCATTCGTCGGCGGCGAGAAGACCGAACTAGTTCCCACGCAACTCGTGCCGAACCATCTCGCGCAGCGGCCTGCATCGCAGGCCGTAGTCAATCCAGCCGAGACGGATCATCTGCCTCTCTGGCCACCAACGACGAACCCTAGCCCTCCCGCGCCCGCTGCCGTGCCGCCGCTGTTCCCCGCGAACCCGCCGCCACCGCCGTTGCCGACCGAACAACCCCTGGCCACCGAGTTCGCTCCGCCCGCGTTCACGTCGCCGCAGTTCGAGCCGGCGAGTCCTGCTCCTCCGGCAACAGCTCCAGTTGCCGCAGTACCCAGCGACGAAAATCCACTGCGCGCGAGCGAGCCTCAAGCGCCGCCGATCGCGGTGCCCGCGCCAAGCAGCATCGCTGCGCCTAGCACGGGTAATCCGTTACGTTTGAACGCTCCTGGTGCGTCACCAGCATGGGGACCTCCGACAACTGCATCGAGCGGTTTGCCCACTCGGTCGCCGAACCTGGCGGCACCCACTTCCGACAATCTATTGCCGTCAGCGCCGCTGGAAACGCACATCGCACCAGCGCCTGCTGCCGTGCCGTTCGCGCCATCGACGACGACCAATGAGCAACCATCTGCGGCTCCCACGGCGGAAGCTCCGCAGTCGGTGGCAGCGCTCCCGAAGCCGTTGCCAAAGATCACCAACAAAGCCGCCTCGCGACCACCGCGCGTCCCCACTCATCCGCAAGCGCATGCCGAATGGTCAGCAAAGCAAAAGCTCGCGGCCGCTGAGGAAAGTCCAAGTGGCGGCAGTGCGCGGGCGTCGGACTACGATCCGTCCGCTTACGGCCCGGCCCCGCAACCGCAGTCGCCACCGCGGATGATGGAGCTCGGCGCGAAACAGGATCCACCTGCGAGCGCGCCCGAAGTAAATGCCCCGAGCGAAGGCGCGGTGGCAGCGAATCCGCCATCAGGCCCGATCGAGATCCCGTCCGTGCCGGTCTTTGATCCGCCCACGTTCGAACCTGCGCCGATCGCCGCTGGTATTCCAGCGGCAACACCAGACGCAGTCGAGCCGGCGGAAACTCCTGCCGCGCCGCCGAGCTTCGAGCCACCCACGTTTCAACCAGTTCCCGAGGTCCCCGCGCCCGCCGTAGAACCAACGGCCGCTGAACCAATTGCTCAGCCTCCCAGCGACGCGCCGCAAAAAACCACTGCCCTGGTGCCAGCGACCAGTAGTAACGATCCGTTCGATGTGGTCCGCGTGTTTTACGGCACTGATCGATTGGCAGAGCATGTCAATCGCGACACGCTGCTCATGCGGTTGATCCGCTTCACTCCAGCTGCCGTTCTGATTGGTCTGTCGGTCTTTGGCGTCTTCGTGTTGCTCACTTCGCGCAAGATCAGTTGGATCCTGGGCACGGGCACGATGCTGGTTTGCAGCGTGCTCGCCGTTTGGCATGGCATTTCGGAAACGATCGAGATCGCCCAGTTGGCTGCCCAGGAAGAGCCGAGCTACTCTGCCGACAAAAGCGTGCGCGGCAAAGTCGAACTGGGAATCTGCGAAGTGTCGATTCCCAAAACGCACGAACCCGGCGCGCTCGAAACGCCGTTGATTACGCGACTCGAATTTGAATTCAATCCAGCCGAACACATCACGCTACGGAAGACGGTTCGCCTGCACAACGATGCGTTTTACGAGCAGCTGCGCGAGCAGGTTGCCAGTTCGCCAAATCGCGAGCTCCTCGTCTTTGTGCACGGCTTTAATGTGTCGTTCGACGATGCTGCCCGCCGCACCGCGCAGATGGCCAATGATTTGAAGTTGCAAGGCGCGCCGGTTTTCTTCAGCTGGCCGGCGGATAAATATTTCCTGCTGACCTACGGCAAAGATGAAACCAGCGTGAGCTGGTCCGCGCCTCACCTGCGCGAGTTTCTGCTCGACCTGGTTCACAACACCGATGCTCGCGCCATTAACCTGGTGGCTCACAGCATGGGCAATCGCGCTCTGACCACCGCCCTTCGCGAAATCGATTTGCAACTGCGCAACGAAGCCCGCCTCTTCAACCAGGTGGTGCTCGCAGCGCCCGATATCGACGCCGATGACTTCCGCGACAACATCGCGCCGGCCATTCAGCGCACCGCCAAGCAAGTCACGCTCTACGCCTCGGCGCACGATCGGGCGCTCGCCGCGTCGCGACTCATTCACCGCAACGCCCGCGCGGGAGATACCAGCGAAGGCTTGGTGCTGGTGCCCGGCGTGGTGACGATCGACGTCTCGAACATCGACGGCGGCCCTTGGGGCCATTCGTACTACGGCGCGAGCGATCCGGTTCTCCGCGATCTGCACCTGCTTCTCACTTCGCTGCCACCCGAGCGCCGCACTTGGCTCAACATGAAAGAACTCGACGGCCAGACGTATTGGGCGTTTAAGCCGCTAACGTCGGCCAGCGCGCCGTCGCTGATTGCGCCGAGGTAA
- a CDS encoding YbaK/EbsC family protein — translation MADSVFSRICTLLDGRQITYGVLRHAPVFTSEEAAAIRGVPLASGAKALVCKIDEWFVLIVLPADRKLASKEAKKSLGGKSLRFATKEEVLEIIGLTPGSIPPFGSLFNLPTCCDRGLAEQPQINFNAGDHGISVSMTFAAYEQVEQPTLGSFAE, via the coding sequence ATGGCCGACTCCGTTTTTTCGCGAATTTGCACCCTGCTCGATGGCCGGCAGATCACTTACGGCGTGCTGCGACACGCTCCGGTATTCACCAGCGAAGAAGCTGCGGCCATCCGCGGCGTGCCGCTGGCCAGCGGCGCGAAGGCGCTGGTCTGCAAAATCGACGAGTGGTTTGTCCTCATCGTCCTTCCCGCCGACCGCAAACTGGCGAGCAAGGAAGCCAAGAAATCGCTCGGCGGAAAATCGCTACGCTTTGCGACCAAAGAAGAAGTGCTGGAAATAATCGGCCTCACGCCCGGCTCCATCCCACCGTTCGGCAGTTTGTTCAACCTGCCAACCTGCTGCGATCGCGGGCTGGCCGAGCAGCCGCAGATCAACTTCAACGCCGGCGATCATGGCATTTCGGTTTCGATGACCTTCGCCGCGTACGAGCAGGTAGAGCAGCCGACGCTAGGAAGTTTTGCGGAATAG
- a CDS encoding leucine-rich repeat domain-containing protein, with product MLFLSAARLWAADPSEDLNSLDRHFARELEILAIRCDTLGLTEQAKITREWQTRRTKGRTLLFLPPVVRGNDLPKEASDLVQKWHVKFHALRQEQASGLTKLAVSLASAKEADPATAYRLLHEALREDPDNRAARNALGHRRNATDNAWEAYSPPPTISAGKTPHPKTGWQQGKYWRVDSKHWRIATNQSGAAGVELAKKLEDFHWLWKQTFFEFWSSRAELEQGITNQRPLPEPGIQLNVLLFRTRDEYVKYLSSQPNIGLTQGFYSDAQQTSIFFVGDETVQPTWFHEAAHQLFQQWRGTPQGVGEKQNFWMVEGAAMHVESLQNHGSHWTVGGWQADRLQIPRYRVLNGDKGLPLQQLVALGRDQVQSSADIRKIYSQSAATAHFLFDHESPMYRSAGGTLLREIYRQNDQRTSLAQLTGASFEELDAGYLKSLQVTDDDLLTTPGLARLRNLALGRTQVTAKGLAALTVCSELRWLELSGLPVDDAAFANFKNCTKLDQLFLDGTQLTDKSLPLIATFTNLEELDLSNTKLTDEAVPALSKLRKLKTLHVTGSGITAAGVQKLKAAILKLEIQN from the coding sequence ATGCTCTTCTTATCTGCGGCTCGTTTATGGGCCGCCGACCCCAGCGAAGATTTGAATTCACTCGATCGCCACTTCGCTCGCGAGCTTGAGATTCTAGCGATCAGGTGCGATACGCTCGGCCTGACCGAACAAGCCAAGATCACGCGCGAATGGCAAACTCGACGGACGAAGGGGCGCACGCTGCTGTTTCTGCCGCCAGTGGTTCGCGGCAATGACCTGCCAAAGGAAGCTTCCGATCTCGTGCAGAAGTGGCACGTCAAGTTCCACGCACTCCGGCAGGAGCAAGCCAGTGGTTTGACGAAGCTCGCCGTCTCACTCGCCAGTGCCAAGGAGGCCGATCCCGCCACGGCCTATCGCTTGTTGCACGAAGCCCTCCGCGAAGATCCCGACAATCGCGCCGCGCGCAACGCGCTCGGTCATCGCCGCAACGCAACCGACAACGCCTGGGAAGCGTATTCACCGCCACCGACCATTTCGGCTGGCAAAACGCCGCATCCCAAGACGGGCTGGCAACAAGGGAAATACTGGCGCGTCGATTCGAAGCATTGGCGAATCGCGACCAATCAATCGGGCGCGGCGGGTGTGGAACTCGCGAAGAAGCTCGAGGACTTTCATTGGTTGTGGAAGCAAACCTTCTTCGAGTTCTGGTCGAGCCGGGCCGAACTCGAGCAAGGAATTACCAATCAACGCCCTCTGCCCGAACCGGGCATTCAACTGAATGTGCTCCTGTTTCGCACTCGCGACGAGTACGTGAAATATCTCAGCAGTCAGCCGAACATCGGCCTGACGCAGGGCTTTTATTCCGACGCGCAGCAGACGTCGATCTTCTTCGTCGGCGACGAAACGGTTCAGCCGACCTGGTTTCACGAAGCGGCTCATCAACTCTTTCAGCAATGGCGAGGCACGCCGCAGGGAGTCGGCGAAAAGCAAAACTTTTGGATGGTCGAGGGAGCGGCCATGCATGTGGAGTCGTTGCAGAACCACGGCAGCCACTGGACCGTCGGAGGTTGGCAAGCCGATCGTTTGCAGATCCCGCGTTACAGAGTGCTGAATGGTGACAAGGGCCTGCCGCTGCAACAACTCGTCGCGCTCGGCCGCGATCAGGTGCAAAGCAGCGCTGACATTCGCAAGATTTATTCGCAGTCAGCTGCAACGGCTCATTTTCTGTTCGATCACGAAAGCCCGATGTACCGCTCGGCCGGCGGCACGCTGCTGCGCGAGATCTATCGCCAGAACGACCAACGGACGTCGCTCGCGCAACTGACCGGCGCGAGTTTTGAAGAGCTCGATGCCGGCTACCTGAAGTCGCTGCAAGTCACCGACGACGATCTGCTCACCACGCCCGGCCTGGCCAGGTTGCGAAATCTCGCGCTCGGCCGCACGCAGGTCACTGCGAAAGGCCTCGCAGCACTCACCGTTTGCAGCGAACTTCGTTGGCTGGAACTGAGCGGCCTGCCAGTGGACGACGCAGCGTTCGCGAATTTCAAAAACTGCACGAAGCTCGATCAGCTATTTCTCGATGGCACGCAGCTTACCGACAAATCGTTGCCGCTGATTGCCACCTTCACCAATCTGGAAGAGCTTGATCTTTCGAACACTAAGCTCACTGACGAAGCCGTTCCGGCGCTCAGCAAACTTCGCAAATTGAAGACGCTGCACGTGACCGGCAGCGGCATAACCGCGGCTGGCGTGCAGAAATTGAAAGCCGCGATTCTCAAGCTAGAAATTCAGAACTGA
- a CDS encoding creatininase family protein — MRHYVLAETNYAYTKANPYEVAVLPLGATEPHNLHLPYGTDLFEGTIVGEHICAAAHAKGAKVALLPTIPYGTETNMAKLPLAINVDPSTLFRFVTDIVKSCIASGVRKVVLLNSHGGNEMKPLLRELADKIDGHLFLCNWYHALGEEYQKIFEHKEDHAGEMETSFGLAYFPTLVARTADGKLTGDDGQTRKSRFEALNRGWVSITRPWHLLTTNTGSGYPHAATAEKGQQMMRVLEDRLGTFLLELSNAKLDEKFPFAVE; from the coding sequence ATGCGCCACTACGTTCTCGCCGAAACCAACTACGCCTACACCAAAGCCAATCCATACGAAGTGGCCGTGCTGCCGCTCGGCGCGACCGAGCCACATAACTTGCACCTGCCGTATGGCACCGATCTGTTCGAAGGGACGATCGTCGGCGAACACATCTGCGCCGCGGCTCATGCCAAGGGAGCGAAGGTCGCGTTGCTGCCAACGATTCCGTATGGCACCGAGACGAACATGGCCAAGTTGCCACTGGCCATCAATGTCGATCCCTCGACGCTGTTTCGTTTCGTCACCGATATCGTCAAGTCGTGCATCGCCAGCGGCGTGCGAAAGGTCGTGCTCCTCAACAGCCACGGCGGCAACGAAATGAAGCCGCTCCTGCGCGAGCTAGCCGACAAAATCGACGGCCATCTGTTTCTCTGCAATTGGTATCACGCGCTGGGCGAGGAATATCAAAAGATTTTCGAGCACAAAGAAGACCACGCCGGCGAAATGGAAACGTCCTTCGGCCTCGCGTATTTCCCCACGCTCGTTGCTCGCACCGCCGACGGCAAACTAACCGGCGACGACGGCCAAACGCGAAAGAGCCGCTTCGAAGCTCTCAATCGCGGCTGGGTCAGCATCACCCGCCCGTGGCATCTCCTCACTACCAACACCGGCAGCGGCTATCCCCACGCAGCAACTGCCGAAAAAGGCCAGCAGATGATGCGCGTGCTCGAAGATCGCCTCGGCACGTTTTTGCTGGAACTGTCGAACGCCAAGCTGGATGAGAAATTTCCGTTTGCGGTGGAATAA
- the cimA gene encoding citramalate synthase, translated as MRTIQIYDTTLRDGTQGEGVSLSLEDKLQITQRLDELGVDFIEGGFPLSNPKDIEYFQRVRELPLKHAKVCAFGMTRRRGVAAKDDPGMRALVDSQAPVVTVVGKTSDFHVTEILRISLEENLDMIRDSLSYLKSEGRTVFYDAEHFFDGFAANPQYALSTIRTAAEAGASMVILCDTNGGTMPERVAERAKQALEVLTPLGVAVGIHCHNDCELAVANSLAAVDAGASQVQGTMNGFGERCGNADLISVMANLGLKKGYRVLQGEGLDHLTELSRFVYETANQNHRNNQPFVGQSAFAHKGGMHVHAIARATSSYEHIDPALVGNERRILVSELSGRSNIAALTAKHNLNDDRKLMDAILQQVCDLEAKGYQFEAAEASFDLLVRKVAGTFKPHFERLKYHIAVSAGADGSEPQTEATVKIRLNNQDGDQPRFESAEGDGPVNALDGALRKALNGTFPGLGDMRLIDYKVRVVNGEAGTAAKIRVIIESTDGEDTWGTIGVSENIIEASWLALVDAVEYKLVKDEQQ; from the coding sequence ATGCGAACGATCCAGATCTACGACACGACTTTGCGCGACGGGACGCAAGGCGAAGGGGTCAGCCTGTCGCTGGAGGATAAACTGCAGATTACGCAACGCCTCGATGAGTTGGGCGTCGACTTTATCGAGGGTGGCTTTCCGCTTTCGAACCCAAAGGACATCGAATACTTTCAGCGCGTGCGCGAGCTGCCGCTGAAGCATGCCAAGGTCTGCGCGTTTGGCATGACTCGGCGGCGCGGAGTGGCCGCGAAAGATGATCCCGGGATGCGAGCCCTCGTCGATTCGCAAGCGCCGGTAGTGACCGTCGTCGGTAAGACTTCGGACTTTCACGTGACGGAAATCTTGCGAATCTCGCTCGAGGAAAACCTCGACATGATCCGCGACTCGCTCTCGTATTTGAAGTCGGAAGGACGCACGGTGTTTTACGACGCCGAGCATTTTTTCGACGGCTTTGCGGCCAATCCGCAGTACGCGCTGTCGACCATTCGCACCGCGGCCGAAGCCGGCGCGAGCATGGTCATTCTGTGCGATACCAATGGCGGCACGATGCCGGAGCGAGTCGCTGAACGGGCAAAGCAAGCCCTCGAAGTTCTCACGCCGCTGGGCGTCGCGGTCGGCATCCACTGTCACAATGATTGTGAGCTGGCCGTCGCCAACTCGCTGGCTGCCGTCGATGCCGGCGCCTCGCAAGTGCAAGGGACGATGAACGGCTTTGGCGAGCGCTGCGGCAATGCCGACCTGATCTCGGTGATGGCCAATCTGGGTTTGAAGAAGGGCTATCGTGTACTGCAAGGCGAAGGGCTCGATCATCTGACCGAGCTTTCGCGGTTCGTCTACGAAACAGCGAATCAGAATCATCGCAACAATCAGCCCTTCGTCGGCCAGAGCGCGTTTGCTCACAAGGGCGGCATGCACGTGCATGCGATCGCTCGCGCGACGAGTTCTTATGAGCACATCGATCCCGCGCTCGTCGGCAACGAGCGGCGGATTCTCGTCAGCGAGCTTTCGGGCCGTTCAAACATTGCGGCCCTCACGGCGAAGCACAATTTGAACGACGATCGCAAACTGATGGACGCGATCCTGCAGCAAGTGTGCGATCTAGAAGCCAAGGGTTATCAGTTCGAAGCAGCCGAAGCGAGTTTTGATTTGCTCGTCCGCAAAGTGGCTGGCACGTTCAAGCCGCATTTCGAGCGCCTGAAGTATCACATCGCCGTGAGCGCGGGCGCCGATGGCAGCGAACCACAGACTGAAGCGACGGTGAAGATCCGCCTGAATAATCAGGATGGCGATCAGCCGCGGTTCGAAAGCGCCGAAGGCGACGGCCCGGTCAACGCGCTCGACGGCGCGCTGCGAAAGGCCCTCAACGGCACGTTCCCCGGCCTCGGCGACATGCGGCTGATCGACTACAAGGTCCGCGTCGTCAACGGCGAAGCGGGCACGGCGGCGAAAATTCGCGTCATCATTGAATCGACCGATGGTGAGGACACCTGGGGCACGATCGGTGTGAGCGAAAATATCATCGAAGCCAGCTGGCTGGCGCTCGTCGACGCGGTTGAGTACAAGCTGGTTAAGGATGAACAGCAGTAA
- a CDS encoding MFS transporter, which produces MKQRRKPRGPEKKEPSRAADQSVDEKPTGILAGDEARPAEMRNFVILVIYQALMRTGWIFKTESVIMPAVLESLAASPWMMGCLPLLNRFGQSIPPLLVARRIKVTPFKSRAFIGTTTSMTLMFAGITSLWLLHLDKLPHLAAWIYLLLYGLFFTAIGINQLAYNTLQGKLIRPTRRGRLLMIADVIGVTSAVACAVMLLPRWLHEGAADFEWIFGFSTALFGAASLMAWQIVELPDNHDEPPKPLRRLFEGAWRTLKEDANFRRLAIVSALFTTSLLLFPFYQSVARNKLGLGFPMLVWWVVAQNCGTGLFSVLTGPIADRFGNRRALSIVTLLICAAPLVAAILISQTELGKNSFSLVFVLIGLTPVAQKTFNNYTLEIAPPSEHPRYLSTQNLCMAAPLFLSPLAGYLVGVVGFYTVSLCITGLLFLGWLLSFTLVEPRHHQPGAYVAPGDDSL; this is translated from the coding sequence ATGAAGCAACGCAGGAAGCCGCGTGGACCGGAGAAAAAGGAGCCGTCGCGCGCTGCTGACCAATCCGTCGACGAAAAGCCGACCGGCATTCTCGCCGGCGACGAAGCTCGTCCGGCAGAAATGCGGAACTTCGTCATTCTGGTCATCTACCAGGCACTGATGCGGACCGGTTGGATTTTCAAAACCGAAAGCGTCATCATGCCGGCAGTGCTCGAGTCGCTGGCCGCGTCGCCCTGGATGATGGGTTGCCTGCCGCTGCTCAATCGCTTCGGCCAGAGCATTCCGCCGTTGCTCGTCGCTCGCCGCATCAAGGTCACGCCGTTTAAGAGTCGAGCCTTCATCGGCACGACAACATCGATGACGCTGATGTTCGCCGGCATCACCAGTTTGTGGCTGTTGCATCTCGATAAGTTGCCGCACCTCGCGGCTTGGATTTATCTATTGCTGTACGGGCTGTTCTTCACCGCGATTGGCATCAATCAGCTGGCTTACAACACGCTGCAAGGCAAACTGATCCGACCGACGCGGCGCGGCCGGTTGCTGATGATTGCCGACGTGATCGGAGTAACTTCGGCCGTCGCTTGCGCGGTGATGCTCTTGCCGCGATGGTTGCACGAAGGGGCAGCCGATTTCGAATGGATCTTTGGATTTTCCACGGCGTTGTTCGGGGCAGCTTCGCTGATGGCGTGGCAGATTGTGGAATTGCCCGACAATCACGACGAACCTCCCAAGCCGCTGCGCCGACTGTTCGAAGGAGCCTGGCGAACGCTGAAGGAAGATGCCAACTTCCGTCGCCTGGCGATCGTCTCCGCGCTGTTCACAACTTCGCTGCTCCTCTTTCCCTTCTACCAATCGGTTGCACGCAACAAGCTGGGCTTGGGTTTTCCGATGCTGGTGTGGTGGGTCGTCGCGCAGAATTGCGGCACGGGACTGTTCAGCGTTCTCACCGGCCCGATCGCCGATCGATTTGGCAATCGCCGGGCACTGAGCATCGTCACGCTGCTGATCTGCGCGGCGCCACTCGTGGCGGCGATTTTGATTTCGCAAACAGAACTCGGCAAGAATTCGTTCTCGCTCGTCTTTGTACTGATTGGTTTGACGCCCGTCGCGCAGAAGACGTTCAACAACTACACGCTGGAGATCGCGCCGCCGAGCGAACATCCGCGCTACCTGAGCACGCAGAACTTGTGCATGGCAGCGCCGCTGTTCCTGTCGCCGCTCGCCGGTTACCTTGTCGGCGTTGTCGGCTTTTACACTGTCTCGCTGTGCATCACCGGCCTGCTCTTCCTCGGCTGGCTCCTAAGTTTCACCCTCGTCGAACCAAGACATCATCAGCCGGGTGCTTATGTGGCGCCGGGGGATGACAGTTTGTAG
- a CDS encoding TrmH family RNA methyltransferase — protein MFEHLRHKPPTALERPREMILVCAPLRSNINLSNMLRTAGCCGIGRVIACGNPSIHKSIARDGGEQVELEVHRTLLPVLKQVKEEGFTLIGLEQTTGAQNMHHYQFPRKTALVLGNERLGLTEEQLRWMDVCVEIPVYGLPYSYNVATSAALAMYEYCRQYPTG, from the coding sequence ATGTTCGAACACCTTCGCCACAAACCGCCGACTGCTCTGGAACGCCCGCGCGAGATGATCTTGGTTTGCGCGCCGCTGCGAAGCAATATCAACCTCTCGAACATGCTGCGGACGGCTGGTTGCTGCGGCATTGGCCGAGTGATTGCTTGTGGCAATCCGAGCATTCACAAGTCGATCGCGCGCGACGGCGGCGAACAGGTCGAACTGGAAGTTCATCGCACGCTGCTGCCGGTGCTAAAGCAGGTGAAGGAAGAGGGGTTCACGCTGATCGGCCTCGAGCAAACGACCGGCGCGCAGAACATGCATCACTATCAGTTCCCGCGCAAGACCGCGCTCGTGCTGGGCAACGAACGTCTTGGCTTGACCGAGGAGCAGCTCCGCTGGATGGATGTGTGCGTGGAGATTCCTGTGTACGGTTTGCCCTACAGCTACAACGTGGCAACCTCGGCAGCGCTCGCCATGTACGAGTATTGCCGGCAGTATCCGACGGGCTGA